The Candidatus Desulfofervidus auxilii sequence AAAAACCTGGTTTAAAATTACCACTTACTAGTTATTATGAAGCATATAAGCATCCATATGAAACATATCTAGAGCTTACAAAAGCTCCATTACCAGAATTATCAGAATTAGCCTATTTTAGGCTAGCACAAATTTTTTTACGAGAAAATCAATTTGCTCAAGCAGTAAAGTTTCTGGAAAAACATCAAAATAAATTTCATCAGCTTAAAGAACATGTATTAGATTTAATGAAAAAAGCTATTATTGGCTGGATTAAAAAGGCATATCAAGATCATCAATATTTGCTTGTTTTGGAAATCTATATGAAATATCAGTCTTATCTTGATAAGGTTGATAAAGATTTCCTTGAAAAGATTGCTGAAGCTTATTATGAACTCGGTTTTTATGAAGAAGCTTTAAAAATTTATCAAAAAATCTCTTTAAATTCAGAAAGCTTATTAAAACTTGCTAAAATATATTATGCTCTTCGTTGTTATCCTGATGCTTATCATCTATTACAATCATTTCTTACAAAAGTAGCAGAATTTTCTAAAAAATGTGATGCCACTTATTTATTAGCAGAAGTTAATTTAGCTCAAGGCAAATATAAAGAAGCAATACCACTTTATATTGAATTCCTTGAACAATGTACTCCTTCTAATCCATATGCCCTTTATATACCGATTGCTAAATGCTATGCCGAGATAAATGCCTATCAGGATGCTATTTCATTTCTTGAAACTATGTTCAGTTTTATTGAAAAAAAGGAATTTGAAAAACAATTTATTAGAGAAGGACATTGGCTTCTAGCAAATTGTTATTACCAGGTAGGAGATTATGAAAATGCTTTAAAACATTATTATGAAGTACTATCTCTTGAAAATGACGAAGATTTTACTCTCCTTGTTTGGTATTTTATTGCTGATTGTTATCTTAAAACTGGCCAAAAAGAAAAAGCAATTAGTACTTATCAAAAACTTAAAGAAAAAGATTCTTTTTGGCAAAGCTTAGCTAATTATGCACTAGACAATATAAATTGGAATAAAAAGTATCAAAGGTATCTAAAAGTCTTTACATTTACAGGAGGAAATAATGATAGAGAGAGTTAGTTTTAATGATTTTGAGATAGTAAAAAATATAGCAGAAAAAAAGGATTCTTCTTTTGGAGAAATTTTAAAAACTTATCTTCAAAAGGTTAATGCTGAACAAAAAATAGCTGATGAAATGATAAATCGTTTTCTTGCTGGAGAAGCAGATATTCATCAAGTTATGATTGCTTTGGAAAAAGCAGAACTTTCTTTTCAATTAATGATGCAAGTGAGAAATAAGCTAATTGAAGCTTATCATGAAATTATGAGGATGCAAATATAATGATGGATAGGTTAAGAGAAATTATTAAAAAAATTAAATCTTTATCTTTAAGTCAAAAAATTGCTTTAGTTATTATTGTTGCTTTGATTATAAGTAGCATTTGTGTAAGTTTTCTTTGGATATCTTCTCCTGAATATCAACTTCTCTATGGTAATCTTTCTCCAGAAGATGCAGGTACAATAGTAAAAAGATTAAAAGAATTGCATATTCCATATAAATTGAAAAATGGTGGACGAGATATCTATGTACCTCAAAATAGAGTATATGAAACCCGTCTTACTTTAGCCAGTGAAGGTTTACCAAAAGGTGGACAGATTGGATTTGAAATCTTTGATCGCCGTATATTTGGCATAACTGATTTTGTGCAGAAGTTGAATTATCAGCGAGCCCTTCAGGGAGAATTGGCTCGGACAATTTCTAGTCTTAACGAAGTTAAATGGGCTAGGGTACATATTGTAATACCTGAAGAATCTTTATTTACTACTGAAAAAAAGCATCCTTCAGCTTCAGTACTATTAAAATTAAATCCTGGTCAACAACTTAATCGAGAACAGATTAAAGCTATTACTTATTTAGTAGCTGCAAGCATTCCTCAATTAAAACCTGAGGAAGTAGTTGTAGTAGATACTAGTGGAAATATGTTGGCTGGAGGTAAAAGTAATGTCTACTCCGGAGAAAGACTAACAGAGCTTTTAAAGGTTCAACACCAATTGGAAAATCAATTAGAGCAAAAAATAAAAGATTTATTAGAAAAAGTCGTAGGGTCAGGAAAGGTAGTGGCAAAGGTTTCAGTTGAAATGGACTTTTCAAAATTAGAAAAAACACAAGAACTTTATGACCCAGAATTAAAAGTAGCTAGAAGTGAGCAAGTAACTGAAGAGATAGCAAGTGGAAGTGAAAATATTCCTGCTGGAATTCCAGGTGTAGTTTCCAATTTACCTCAAACACAAGCTACTGCTTCATCTACTAAAACTACACCTTACAAGCAAAAAAGAACAAATAAGATAGTCAATTATGAGATTACTAAAACAATTCAGCATATTACAGAACCTATGGGAAAAATTAGGAAAATATCAGCAGCTGTTCTTGTAGATGGTATTTATAAAGAAATAGAGGGAGAAATGCGTTATTTTCCTCGTACAGAAGAAGAAATAGAAAAATTTAAAGCTATTGTAGAGAAAGCAATTGGTTTTAGTAAAGAAAGAGGTGATCAAGTAGAAGTAGTAAATATACCATTTGATCAAACATTCTTTAAAGAGCAAGCCAAGATTGAAAAGGAAATGGAAAATATAGCAAAACGGCAATGGTGGTATCAATTAGCTATTTCTGTTATTAAAGGTATTGTACTATTAGTTCTTATCTTTACACTTATACGTCTACTGAAAAATTTAACAAAATCTATAACTCCAGAAGTATCTGTACCTAAAGAATTACCAAAACCTGTTAAGGAACTTGAAGCTACTGTAGGTGCTTTACCTGCTGAGAAAGATCTTGAAGAGATGAAAGAAGAGATAAAACAAATCGCTCAAAAAGAACCTGCTCGTCTAGCTCAAGTAGCTCAGGCATGGCTTAGGGAGGAATAAATGCATAAGAAATTGAATGGTTTAGAAAAAGCCTCAATTTTACTACTTAGTTTGGATGAAAATTTAGCTGCTCAAGTGTTAAGAAATCTAGATGATAG is a genomic window containing:
- a CDS encoding tetratricopeptide repeat protein, producing the protein MMSVSFGKAENLEEGIKAFRTGKYEEAKNKLELFLKKHPQSPKAILFLGRVYKKMGKFSEAEKIWQEAIRKYPKNSYYHLFFYELGILAYELKQPEKAIKLLLKALENCKDKQLSMEICFAIGNCYVDMNNYLAARNFYQEALNKGILPYEYLKKHPKTYLNVAEIFFIYGNYEKAVDAYLEIASLFPKSDFAPKAWLRAGDALIKMKKFKKGLEAYAKVIYLYPESEEVWLSKFRMADLATEKPGLKLPLTSYYEAYKHPYETYLELTKAPLPELSELAYFRLAQIFLRENQFAQAVKFLEKHQNKFHQLKEHVLDLMKKAIIGWIKKAYQDHQYLLVLEIYMKYQSYLDKVDKDFLEKIAEAYYELGFYEEALKIYQKISLNSESLLKLAKIYYALRCYPDAYHLLQSFLTKVAEFSKKCDATYLLAEVNLAQGKYKEAIPLYIEFLEQCTPSNPYALYIPIAKCYAEINAYQDAISFLETMFSFIEKKEFEKQFIREGHWLLANCYYQVGDYENALKHYYEVLSLENDEDFTLLVWYFIADCYLKTGQKEKAISTYQKLKEKDSFWQSLANYALDNINWNKKYQRYLKVFTFTGGNNDRES
- the fliE gene encoding flagellar hook-basal body complex protein FliE, which encodes MIERVSFNDFEIVKNIAEKKDSSFGEILKTYLQKVNAEQKIADEMINRFLAGEADIHQVMIALEKAELSFQLMMQVRNKLIEAYHEIMRMQI
- the fliF gene encoding flagellar M-ring protein FliF, producing MDRLREIIKKIKSLSLSQKIALVIIVALIISSICVSFLWISSPEYQLLYGNLSPEDAGTIVKRLKELHIPYKLKNGGRDIYVPQNRVYETRLTLASEGLPKGGQIGFEIFDRRIFGITDFVQKLNYQRALQGELARTISSLNEVKWARVHIVIPEESLFTTEKKHPSASVLLKLNPGQQLNREQIKAITYLVAASIPQLKPEEVVVVDTSGNMLAGGKSNVYSGERLTELLKVQHQLENQLEQKIKDLLEKVVGSGKVVAKVSVEMDFSKLEKTQELYDPELKVARSEQVTEEIASGSENIPAGIPGVVSNLPQTQATASSTKTTPYKQKRTNKIVNYEITKTIQHITEPMGKIRKISAAVLVDGIYKEIEGEMRYFPRTEEEIEKFKAIVEKAIGFSKERGDQVEVVNIPFDQTFFKEQAKIEKEMENIAKRQWWYQLAISVIKGIVLLVLIFTLIRLLKNLTKSITPEVSVPKELPKPVKELEATVGALPAEKDLEEMKEEIKQIAQKEPARLAQVAQAWLREE